The genomic stretch ACTGCTTCAATGGCACGCACCAACGGCGAAACGGTACACAGGGAAACGGCCGGACCAACCGCGCCGGCAAATCAGGCGGCCGGACCAACCGCGCCGGTCGACCCGATCGCGCAGTCATCGGCGTCCGCGCCGGCCGATCCGATCGCACAGTCGTCGGCGTCCGCGCCGACCGTCCCGCCCCGGCTCACGGTGCTGATCATCATCGACCAGTTCCGCCACGACTACCTGCAGCGGTTCGACGACCTCTTCGTTGAGGACGGATTCCGCCGGTTCATGGACCGCGGCGCGTGGATGCAGGACGCCCGTTTCACGCATGTGCACGCCTCCACTTCACCGGGCCACAGCGTGGTCACTTCCGGTACCTACGCCTACAAGACGGGGATGGTCAACAACGCGTGGTACAGCCGGTCCATGGGGGTGTTTCGGCCGTCGCTGGTGGATCCGGAAAGCCACATCCTCGGATTGTGGCCTACCGCGACCGGACGCGCGTCCACGCGGGAACTGGTCGGCTCTTCCCTGGCGGATGAACTGCGCATGGCCACGCGCTACCGGGGCAAGGCCATCACGATATCACTCAAGGACTACAGCGCCATGATCTCCGCCGGGAAACTCGGCGCGCCGTACTGGTTTGAAGCGGGCCTGGGCCGGATCACGTCGAGCAGCTACTTCATGGACGATCTGCCCGACTGGGTCAAACGCTTCAACGACCGGAGAATCCCGGACCAGTCTTTCGGCCGCAAATGGGAACGCCTGCTGCCGGAGGAAATGTACCTCGAACGGGCGGGGAAAGACATCCGCGAAGGCGAGGAGGACAACCGGAACAGCGGGATCGTCTTCCCCCACGTGACGAAAGGCGGTCTGGAAGCCCCGGGACCTCGGTACTGGAACGCCTTCAAGCACACGCCCTGGTCCACCGACTTCCAGCTGGAATTCGCCCGGCAGGCGATCATCGAGGAAGAACTGGGGCAGGACGACATCCCGGACGTCCTGGTCATCTCTCTCTCCGCCAATGACTACATCGGCCACGATTTCGGCCCCTTCAGCCAGGAATCCATGGACACCACCCTGCGCACGGATCGGCAGCTCGCGGACTTCTTCGCCTTCCTCGACGAGCGGGTCGGGCGCGACCGCACCCTCCTGGTCCTGACGGCCGACCACGGCGCGCTGGAACTACCGGAGCAGTTGGCGCTCAGGGGCCTGGAGGCCGGACGGGCCGGACCCGAGCCGCTGACGGCCTTGGTGGAGGATGCCCTGGACGGGCTGCACGGGGAAGACGACTGGGTTCTGCACGTGGCGGAATCGGGCGTGTACCTGAACTGGGAGGCCATCGACAGCCGCGGCCTGAGCCGGGCCGAGGTGGAAGAGACGGCAGCCGCGGCCGTCGTGAC from Gemmatimonadota bacterium encodes the following:
- a CDS encoding alkaline phosphatase family protein, translated to MARTNGETVHRETAGPTAPANQAAGPTAPVDPIAQSSASAPADPIAQSSASAPTVPPRLTVLIIIDQFRHDYLQRFDDLFVEDGFRRFMDRGAWMQDARFTHVHASTSPGHSVVTSGTYAYKTGMVNNAWYSRSMGVFRPSLVDPESHILGLWPTATGRASTRELVGSSLADELRMATRYRGKAITISLKDYSAMISAGKLGAPYWFEAGLGRITSSSYFMDDLPDWVKRFNDRRIPDQSFGRKWERLLPEEMYLERAGKDIREGEEDNRNSGIVFPHVTKGGLEAPGPRYWNAFKHTPWSTDFQLEFARQAIIEEELGQDDIPDVLVISLSANDYIGHDFGPFSQESMDTTLRTDRQLADFFAFLDERVGRDRTLLVLTADHGALELPEQLALRGLEAGRAGPEPLTALVEDALDGLHGEDDWVLHVAESGVYLNWEAIDSRGLSRAEVEETAAAAVVTHPAVMRAYTRNRIERRLLPESNLTKTVYHSFHSENSGDIMLIATPFYLLLGEYGSTTVGTSHGWPHDYDTHIPIMFHGPWIAPGHYRHSVDAADITPTICNLLRITLPSNRDGRILDEIIK